Genomic segment of Calditerricola satsumensis:
CGAAGAAGATGAGCAAGTCGAACCCCAATCCCAACAGCTACATCTCCCTCTTGGACGAGCCCGACGTCATCCGCAAGAAGATCAAGCGCGCCGTCACCGACTCGGAAACGGAGGTGCGCTACGATCCCGAGAAGAAGGCGGCGATCAGCAACCTGATGACCATCTACGCGCTGTGCTCCGGCCTGTCGCTGGAAGCGATCGAGGAGCGCTACCGCGGCAAGGGCTACGGCGTGTTCAAGGCCGATCTGGCTGAGGTGGTCGTGGAAACCCTCACGCCGATCCAGGAGCGGTACCGGGAACTGGTCGAATCGGCCGCCCTGCGCGAGCACCTCGCCGAGGGCGCCGAGCGGGCGGCCCAGGTGGCCAACCGGACGCTCGAAGCGGTGCGCGAGAAGATCGGCCTCTTGCCGCGCGGACGCTAACCGAGAAGCGCAAAAAGCCGCCGTCCCCCACCGGGACGGCGGCTTTGTTTTTTTGGTCGATCGGGAGCCCCTTTTCGCGGAAGGACGGCGACCGCTAGGCCGAAAGCCGCATCTTTGCCCCCCGCCCGGCCAAACCGGCATTGGCCATCAGCGCCGCGGCGATGGTTCCCACCGTAAGGGCCACGACGCCGGGCCAGCGAAAGGCGTCCCACAGCAGCCCGGGCAGCCACGCGCCCAGGCTGCCGCCGAGGTAGTAGAAGACGAGGTACAGCGAGGAAGCCGCGCCCTGCGCCTCCGCTGCCGCGTCGGTGACGTAGGCCGTCGTCGCCGACTGGGAGGCGAAGTTGCCCACCGTGAGCAGCGCGCACCCCGCGGCCAGGACGCCTATCGAGGGGTGCAACGTGAGCAGGATGCCGAGCGCGCCGATCAGATGTCCGGCCGCCATTGTCACCCGCCGCCCGATGCGATCGGAAAAGAAGCCGGCCACGGGCGCCGAAACAACGCCCAGCGCAAAGGTGGCAAACAGCAGCGAGATCTGCGTCGGGCTGAGGCGAAACGGCGGTTCGCTGGCATAGAACGGAAGGTAGGTGAAAAAGCCGATAAACGCAAAAAACTGGGAAAATCCGATCAAACACGCCCCCAGCAAGGCCGAATTGCGGAGGTGCCGCCGAAAGCCGCCGTGGCTGCGAACGGCCGCATGGCGGGACGACGGCGGCAGCCCGGCGCCCACAAGCAGCGCCACCCCTACCGAGAAGGCGGCCAGCACGCCGAAGACGGCCTGCCACGACACCCAATCGGCGATGGGCCCGGCGATCAGCCGGCCCAGAAAGCCGCCGGCCACGGTGGCGCCGACATACGTGCCAAACACGCGGCCCTTGTAGGCGGCGGGAAACTCCTCGGCGGCATAGGCCATCACCGTCGCGGCGATACCGGGAATGAACAGGCCCTGCAGAAAGCGCAGCGCCACCACCGCCGCAAAGGAATCGGTCAGGCCCAAGAAGACGCTGGGAACGGTGACGAGCACGCTGCTCGCCACGATCACCCGCTTCCGTTCCCAGCGGTCCGCAAGCGGCGCCAGCAACAGCGAGGCCACGGCCAGCGCCAGCACGGTGGCCGAAATGGTCAGGCTCGCCGCGGCAGTGGAGACGCCAAAC
This window contains:
- a CDS encoding MFS transporter; translated protein: MILRLVLLFVTTTNAFAILYAPQPLLPLLAREFGVSTAAASLTISATVLALAVASLLLAPLADRWERKRVIVASSVLVTVPSVFLGLTDSFAAVVALRFLQGLFIPGIAATVMAYAAEEFPAAYKGRVFGTYVGATVAGGFLGRLIAGPIADWVSWQAVFGVLAAFSVGVALLVGAGLPPSSRHAAVRSHGGFRRHLRNSALLGACLIGFSQFFAFIGFFTYLPFYASEPPFRLSPTQISLLFATFALGVVSAPVAGFFSDRIGRRVTMAAGHLIGALGILLTLHPSIGVLAAGCALLTVGNFASQSATTAYVTDAAAEAQGAASSLYLVFYYLGGSLGAWLPGLLWDAFRWPGVVALTVGTIAAALMANAGLAGRGAKMRLSA